The Treponema sp. J25 genome window below encodes:
- the lysS gene encoding lysine--tRNA ligase → MDRLSVHWADQTAEKIIREKGEKELYTCASGITPSGTVHIGNFREIISVDLVVRALRDRGKKVRFIYSWDDYDVFRKVPLNMPQQELLAQYLRFPITMVPDPWGRDESYARHHERDVESILPVVGIEPEYLYQSQRYRAGMYAEGIRRALEYRETLRQILDKYRDEDHKIEGEWWPVSVFCHSCNRDTTEIDGWDGQWGLTYHCTSCGNTETVDLRTAKGVKLGWRVDWPMRWAYEKVDFEPAGKDHHSQGGSFDTAKHVVQDVYGWQPPVTFRYDFIGIKGTPGKMSSSKGKVIDLYDVLRVYTPEVTRYLFAGTRPNTEFSISFDLDVIKIYEDYDRTERIAWGVEQAKDEETFLKERRIYELSQVQPGMPPMMAYQVPFRHLCNLLQIADGDIEKVLARLPDIKPEQIPAFRRRCECAWYWIQECAPEDFRYRLRPAGERADLSPEELAAVRSLRDDVVLRIETFPDDKTCGEAIYAVAAKHNMDGKTLFRAAYQALIGKDQGPRLANFLRTIEKERILEILKAY, encoded by the coding sequence ATGGATAGACTCAGCGTGCATTGGGCGGATCAAACCGCAGAAAAGATTATTCGAGAAAAGGGCGAAAAAGAGCTCTATACCTGTGCTTCCGGGATAACCCCTTCGGGAACGGTGCATATCGGAAATTTTCGGGAGATTATTTCGGTGGACCTCGTGGTTCGGGCTTTGCGGGATCGGGGAAAAAAGGTTCGTTTTATATATTCCTGGGACGATTACGACGTGTTTCGGAAGGTTCCCTTGAATATGCCCCAGCAGGAACTGTTGGCCCAATACCTTCGGTTCCCTATTACTATGGTGCCCGACCCCTGGGGACGGGACGAAAGCTATGCTCGTCATCATGAACGGGATGTAGAGTCCATTCTACCTGTGGTGGGAATAGAACCGGAGTACCTGTACCAATCCCAGCGTTATCGGGCGGGGATGTATGCCGAAGGGATACGGCGAGCCCTGGAGTACCGGGAGACCCTGCGGCAGATTCTGGATAAATATCGGGACGAGGATCATAAGATAGAAGGGGAATGGTGGCCCGTGAGCGTGTTCTGCCATTCCTGTAACCGGGATACCACCGAGATAGATGGCTGGGATGGCCAGTGGGGTCTTACCTATCACTGTACTAGCTGTGGAAATACCGAAACGGTGGATCTCCGCACGGCGAAGGGGGTAAAACTCGGCTGGCGGGTGGACTGGCCCATGCGCTGGGCTTACGAAAAGGTGGATTTTGAACCCGCAGGAAAGGACCATCACAGTCAGGGCGGTTCCTTTGATACGGCCAAGCATGTGGTCCAGGATGTGTATGGCTGGCAGCCACCGGTAACCTTCCGTTATGATTTCATCGGCATTAAGGGTACCCCCGGCAAAATGAGTAGCTCCAAGGGAAAAGTCATTGACCTGTATGATGTGCTTCGGGTGTATACCCCCGAGGTGACCCGCTACCTCTTTGCGGGGACCCGTCCCAACACGGAGTTTTCTATTTCCTTCGACCTGGATGTGATTAAAATCTACGAAGACTATGATAGGACCGAGCGAATCGCCTGGGGGGTAGAACAGGCAAAGGACGAAGAAACCTTCTTGAAGGAACGGCGCATTTACGAGCTTTCCCAGGTACAGCCCGGCATGCCGCCAATGATGGCCTATCAGGTACCCTTCCGCCATCTCTGTAACCTGCTCCAGATTGCGGATGGGGACATCGAAAAGGTACTCGCCCGCTTGCCTGACATAAAGCCAGAACAAATCCCCGCCTTCCGGCGCCGCTGTGAATGCGCCTGGTACTGGATTCAGGAATGTGCCCCCGAGGATTTCCGCTATCGACTGCGGCCTGCGGGAGAACGGGCGGATCTCAGCCCCGAAGAACTTGCCGCAGTTCGTTCCCTCCGGGACGATGTGGTCCTGCGAATCGAAACCTTCCCGGATGATAAAACCTGTGGGGAGGCCATTTATGCGGTGGCGGCAAAACACAACATGGATGGGAAAACCCTTTTCCGGGCAGCCTACCAGGCCCTGATAGGGAAAGACCAGGGCCCGCGGCTTGCAAACTTTCTCAGGACCATCGAAAAAGAACGAATCCTGGAGATCCTAAAGGCCTATTAA
- the mazG gene encoding nucleoside triphosphate pyrophosphohydrolase, with product MKEPSHEHTQTAFGELYRIIQTLRGPGGCPWDREQSPESLRGALIEETYECIEAIDTKDTAHIREELGDLFLLVTMIAYMHEQDGAFSVAETLEEIGAKLVRRHPHVFGESTARTSAEVLDQWARIKVEQEGRAPKNSLLDEVSRALPPLERAYKLQKKAAKVGFDWPQLEGVWEKIHEEEEEVRAAMAHASQAPSPEQQGQLEEELGDLLFAVVNLCRYVQVDPSVALQRANIKFTERFKAVERGMKALGLPMGQEHLATMDRLWNETKG from the coding sequence ATGAAAGAACCATCACACGAACATACCCAGACAGCCTTTGGGGAACTCTATCGTATCATTCAAACCCTTCGGGGACCTGGCGGGTGTCCCTGGGACCGGGAACAGAGTCCCGAAAGTCTGCGGGGAGCCCTTATCGAAGAAACCTACGAGTGCATCGAAGCCATCGATACAAAAGACACTGCCCATATTCGAGAAGAACTGGGAGATTTGTTTTTACTCGTTACCATGATTGCCTACATGCACGAACAGGACGGGGCCTTTTCGGTGGCCGAAACCCTGGAGGAAATTGGGGCAAAACTGGTACGGCGACACCCCCACGTCTTTGGTGAAAGCACCGCCCGCACCAGTGCGGAAGTCCTGGATCAGTGGGCCCGCATAAAGGTTGAACAGGAAGGCCGGGCCCCGAAAAACTCTCTTCTGGACGAGGTTTCCCGGGCCCTTCCACCCCTGGAACGGGCCTACAAATTACAAAAGAAGGCCGCTAAGGTGGGCTTTGACTGGCCTCAGCTGGAGGGGGTGTGGGAAAAAATCCATGAAGAAGAGGAAGAGGTGCGGGCCGCCATGGCGCACGCCAGCCAGGCCCCCAGCCCTGAACAGCAGGGTCAGCTGGAAGAAGAGTTGGGGGACCTTCTTTTTGCGGTGGTAAACCTCTGCCGCTATGTGCAGGTAGACCCTTCGGTGGCGTTGCAGCGGGCCAACATCAAGTTTACCGAACGCTTTAAAGCGGTGGAACGGGGCATGAAGGCCCTGGGGCTCCCGATGGGGCAGGAACATCTTGCCACCATGGACCGCCTCTGGAACGAAACGAAGGGCTAG